The Rhinopithecus roxellana isolate Shanxi Qingling chromosome 13, ASM756505v1, whole genome shotgun sequence genome contains a region encoding:
- the OGFR gene encoding LOW QUALITY PROTEIN: opioid growth factor receptor (The sequence of the model RefSeq protein was modified relative to this genomic sequence to represent the inferred CDS: inserted 1 base in 1 codon) — MEDPDCDSTWEEDAEDAEGEDGEDGEAAGARDADAGDQDEDEESEEPRAARPSALQSRMTGSRNWRATRDMCRYRHNYPDLVERDCNGDTPNLSFYRNEIRFLPNGCFIEDILQNWRDNYDLLEDNHSYIQWLFPLREPGVNWHAKPLTLREVEVFKSSPEIQERFVRAYELMLGFYGIQLEDRGTGTVGRAQNYQKRFQNLNWRSHNNLRITRILKSLGELGLEHFQAPLVRFFLEETLVRRELPGVRQSALDYFMFAVRCRNQRRQLVHFAWEHFQPRCKFVWGPPDKLRRFKPSSLPRPLEGSRKVEEEGSPRAPDHKASTQGRTCGPEHSKGRGRVDEGPQPRSVEPQDAGPLERSEGDEAGGHGEDGPEPXSPKETKKRKLELSRREQPLTEPGPQSASEVEKIALNLEGCALSQGSLRTGTQEVGGQDPGEAVQPCPQPLGDRVADKVRKRRKVDEGAGDSAAVASGGAQTLALAGCPAPSGYPKAGHSENGVEEDTEGRTGPKEGTPGSPSETPGPSRAGPAGDEPAESPSETPGHSPAASAGDEPAKAGEAAEVQDTEVKPFTKSGKP, encoded by the exons ATGGAGGACCCCGACTGCGACTCCACCTGGGAGGAGGACGCGGAGGACGCGGAGGGCGAGGACGGCGAGGACGGCGAGGCCGCCGGCGCGAGGGACGCGGACGCGGGGGACCAGGACGAGGACGAGGAATCGGAGGAGCCGCGGGCGGCGCGGCCCAGCGCGCTCCAG TCCAGGATGACGGGGTCCCGAAACTGGCGAGCCACGAGGGACATGTGTAGGTACCGGCACAACTACCCG GATCTGGTGGAACGAGACTGCAATGGGGACACGCCAAACCTGAGTTTCTACAGAAATGAGATCCGCTTCCTGCCCAACG GCTGTTTCATTGAGGACATTCTTCAGAACTGGAGGGACAACTATGACCTCCTTGAGGACAATCACTCCTACATCCAGTG GCTGTTTCCTCTGCGAGAACCGGGAGTGAACTGGCATGCCAAACCCCTCACGCTCAGGGAGGTCGAG GTGTTTAAAAGCTCCCCGGAGATCCAGGAGCGGTTTGTCCGGGCCTACGAACTCATGCTGGGCTTCTACGGGATCCAGCTGGAGGACCGAGGCACGGGCACAGTGGGCCGAGCACAGAACTACCAGAAGCGCTTCCAGAACCTGAACTG GCGCAGCCACAACAACCTCCGCATCACGCGCATCCTCAAGTCTCTGGGTGAGCTGGGCCTTGAGCACTTCCAGGCGCCGCTGGTCCGCTTCTTCCTGGAGGAGACGCTGGTGCGGCGGGAGCTGCCAGGCGTGCGACAGAGTGCCCTGGACTACTTCATGTTCGCTGTGCGCTGCCGGAACCAGCGTCGCCAGCTGGTGCACTTCGCCTGGGAGCACTTCCAGCCCCGCTGCAAGTTTGTCTGGGGGCCCCCAGACAAGCTGCGGAGGTTCAAGCCTAGCTCTCTGCCCCGTCCGCTCGAGGGCTCCAGGAaggtggaggaagaaggaagccCCAGGGCCCCCGACCACAAGGCCAGCACCCAGGGTCGGACCTGTGGGCCAGAGCACAGCAAGGGTAGGGGCAGGGTGGACGAGGGTCCCCAGCCACGGAGTGTGGAGCCCCAGGATGCGGGACCCCTGGAGAGGAGCGAGGGGGATGAGGCCGGGGGCCATGGGGAAGATGGGCCAGAGC TAAGCCCCAAGGAGACCAAGAAGAGGAAGCTGGAGCTGAGCCGGCGGGAGCAGCCCCTAACAGAGCCAGGCCCTCAGAGTGCCTCGGAGGTGGAGAAGATTGCTCTGAACTTGGAGGGGTGTGCCCTCAGCCAGGGCAGCCTCAGGACGGGGACTCAGGAAGTGGGGGGCCAGGACCCCGGGGAGGCCGTGCagccctgcccccaacccctggGAGACAGGGTGGCTGACAAGGTGAGGAAGCGGAGGAAGGTGGATGAGGGTGCTGGGGACAGTGCTGCGGTAGCCAGTGGTGGTGCCCAGACCTTGGCCCTTGCCGGGTGCCCTGCCCCATCGGGGTACCCCAAGGCTGGACACAGTGAGAACGGGGTTGAGGAGGACACAGAAGGTCGAACGGGGCCCAAAGAAGGTACCCCTGGGAGCCCATCGGAGACCCCAGGCCCCAGCCGGGCAGGACCTGCAGGGGACGAGCCAGCTGAGAGCCCGTCGGAGACCCCAGGCCACAGCCCGGCAGCATCTGCAGGGGACGAGCCAGCCAAGGCAGGGGAGGCAGCAGAGGTGCAGGACACAGAGGTGAAGCCTTTTACCAAATCTGGGAAGCCTTAA